A window of the Phragmites australis chromosome 20, lpPhrAust1.1, whole genome shotgun sequence genome harbors these coding sequences:
- the LOC133902513 gene encoding uncharacterized protein LOC133902513, with the protein MTSDSRRLAGGEIRPLPLQAPHDQCRGHGRDWSGRGTEERAYEATEKVGHSDGTDPEDEDGEAALCLASGTAPPFSWRKLWLFTGPGFLMSITFLDLSNLEGDLQAGAAAGDTLLWLLMWATAMGLLVQLLTVRLGVATGRHLTELCQDKYPDWARHALWLMAEVAMVGADIQEVIGSAIAIKILSRGYLPLWADVVITALDCAERPVPVDHTFFEFGSIRYHVETSASDSENIYLLISTPSLSHEASPSSSGLLEITLEETRKMYQKFAEIIEPPKEGYVLTLKLNFSSLARPILDKLLLYTFYIVGLGDRVGKPLSNSQMDHKLFILDVDKPP; encoded by the exons ATGACTTCTGATTCAAGACGGCTAGCGGGAGGAGAGATCAGGCCTCTTCCGTTGCAGGCACCACACGACCAGTGCCGCGGGCATGGGCGCGATTGGTCTGGGCGGGGCACCGAGGAGCGTGCGTACGAGGCGACGGAGAAGGTCGGACACTCGGACGGGACTGACCCGGAGGACGAAGACGGCGAGGCAGCGCTCTGCTTGGCATCCGGGACGGCCCCGCCCTTCTCGTGGCGAAAACTATGGCTGTTCACAGGGCCCGGGTTCCTGATGAGCATCACGTTCTTGGACCTGAGCAACCTTGAGGGGGACCTCCAGGCCGGCGCCGCTGCGGGGGACACGCTGCTGTGGCTGCTCATGTGGGCCACCGCCATGGGCCTCCTCGTGCAGCTCCTCACCGTGCGCCTCGGGGTTGCCACGGGCCGGCACCTCACCGAGCTCTGCCAGGACAAGTACCCAGACTGGGCGCGCCATGCGCTCTGGCTCATGGCCGAGGTCGCCATGGTCGGCGCCGACATACAGGAGGTCATTGGTAGTGCCATCGCCATCAAGATCCTCAGCAGGGGGTACCTGCCGCTCTGGGCCGACGTTGTCATCACCGCCTTGGATTG TGCTGAAAGACCAGTGCCTGTTGATCACACCTTCTTCGAGTTTGGATCAATTCGATATCATGTAGAG ACTTCAGCATCAGATTCTGAGAACATATATTTGTTGATATCAacaccatctctctcccacgaaGCTTCACCCTCCTCGAGCGGGTTGCTTGAAATCACACTAGAGGAGACGAGGAAGATGTATCAGAAGTTCGCAGAGATTATCGAGCCACCTAAAGAAGGATATGTCCTGACACTGAAATTGAACTTCTCCAGCCTTGCTCGACCAATTCTGGACAAGCTACTTTTGTATACCTTTTACATTGTGGGGTTAGGAGATAGGGTGGGAAAGCCACTATCCAACAGTCAGATGGaccataaattatttattttagatgtagATAAGCCTCCATAG
- the LOC133902192 gene encoding protein DEEPER ROOTING 1-like has product MKIFSWVANKIGGKQESRRSAGSTAPYRANVLECRNDEFSDWPQSLLAIGTFGNKQIEEEAQSSSGNVKTMQDSINLTEGEVDDIRNGFEVMLEGNDQAEVQGSYDDAHVASQKNVGEDDNAKHREQLINKEVIISKAREIVGKKGNAQKPRSVASLLRLFVCKGGFTSTIPEPRNSFPQSRMEKLLRAILQKKIHPQNSSTLGTRRHLDWRPDEKEINEYLEDALRDLDDDGAKWVKTDSDFIVLEM; this is encoded by the exons ATGAAG ATTTTCAGTTGGGTAGCGAACAAGATCGGTGGGAAGCAAGAGTCAAGGCGATCTGCCGGTTCTACCGCGCCATATC GCGCTAACGTGTTGGAATGTCGCAACGATGAGTTCAGCGATTGGCCCCAATCATTGCTTGCTATTGGGACATTTGGGAATAAGCAGATcgaggaagaagcacagagTTCCTCCGGGAATGTTAAGACCATGCAAGATTCCATAAATTTAACAGAGGGGGAAGTGGACGATATACGGAATGGATTTGAAGTGATGCTAGAAGGCAATGATCAAGCAGAAGTTCAAGGCTCATATGATGATGCACATGTAGCTTCACAAAAAAATGTTGGTGAAGACGACAATGCGAAGCACAGGGAGCAGTTGATTAACAAGGAAGTCATCATAAGTAAAGCAAGGGAAATAGTAGGAAAGAAAGGGAATGCACAAAAGCCGAGATCGGTTGCTTCACTCCTCAGATTATTCGTGTGCAAGGGTGGTTTTACCTCCACGATTCCAGAACCAAGGAACTCTTTCCCTCAATCAAGAATGGAGAAG CTACTCAGGGCAATACTGCAGAAGAAAATACACCCACAAAACTCTTCGACACTAGGAACTAGGAGGCATTTGGACTGGAGGCCAGATGAGAAAGAAATCAATGAATACCTTGAGGATGCACTGCGTGACCTTGATGACGATGGTGCAAAATGGGTCAAAACTGATTCAGACT TTATTGTGCTTGAAATGTAA